The following proteins are encoded in a genomic region of Cyclonatronum proteinivorum:
- a CDS encoding YqaE/Pmp3 family membrane protein — translation MSCLRLIFAIFLPPLGVFLTVGIRFSFWLNILFTILGYLPGIIHAVWIIAKHDAEPRY, via the coding sequence ATGAGCTGCCTTCGCCTGATTTTCGCCATTTTTTTGCCCCCGCTCGGTGTGTTTCTCACAGTCGGAATCCGGTTTTCGTTTTGGCTCAACATTTTATTTACCATACTGGGCTATTTACCAGGTATCATTCATGCCGTGTGGATTATCGCGAAGCACGACGCTGAACCGCGTTATTAG